TTTTTAGtaattgtataaataaaattgtcttTAACAAAACTACGTCTCTGGCTTTGTGCATAAGTCAAACCTGTGTGCTTTCTGTATTTTGGTAGTTTAACTGTCGAGCTAGTCAAATCCTATTCTCGGGGTGAAATTCCCCGGGTGGCGTTGCCGGTGTCTTCCTTGGGTCTGGGCATTGAGCGGCCAAAAAGGCGCTccacaccaaaaaaaacacactgtaaatgAGCGATATGGTTAACTTGTCACCAACCGGGACGAAGAAAAGCATCCGGAGGAAGATGACCTGACCACGGCTGTGATGGCTGCTGAGGATGCTTAACGTCACCCTGCTGTaaatgacattagaccaggggatcGCACAGCCAGGCCACAGTGGGTGAGTCAGCTGATAAGGGTCCATGCAAGAACTTTACTCTTATCTCTGTCTCGTAGAAGaacaaaaatgtgaataaatggatCACCGAATCTAAAGTTATACAGGACATTGGTTTATTTTTAGCCCAGAGAACATGTTTGCCCTCAGTGGCTTATTTAGATATATTAAGTCACTACAGATATGACTACATTATTTTGACCATATGTGCAAGTGTGAAAACTGTGGATACATGcgcgtgtgtttttatgtgtgtgcttggcTATGGGTGGTGTATTTGGCCTACTGCATTACTCTTCTGAGCCAATGTATGAGAGCTGCAGTAATGATTGTTTGAACCCGGCTTGTTGGCTGGTATTTGAAATATACTAATCAGTTCTATGGTGCTGTTGTATCGGCAACTTTAAATCaatctctctctttcgctcGCTTAGTAAACCACGGAGGTGGGTGGGCATCTGCGCGAGTGTGTGTAATGTTAGGCTATGTGTCAAGGGAAACTAAAAATTTCAGAGCACCCTCACTGAAATGTCCAGCAACCCCAAAGTATCAGCAAAATAACATCTCTGGCGCCACCACTGCTTCTTAAAGGCTCAATTGAGTATTGCCAGGTCACATGTTTTtatcttcttaaaaaaaaataaaaaatcttcaaGCAGTGAgactagtttagtttagtttattagtttattatgTCGTGGAGCAGCTTTAGCCTCAACGGCTAATTTCCAGCTGTAGTCCCCGGCCAGCTGACAATAGGCATTCTAAAATACAATGGTTAACATATTAAAATGAGTTACATTACATCTATAATAACAGCAGGCCTACACAAAAAGGGTTAAAACATACAAAGAAGTGGCACTATTGACACTGTATGTggatttctttcattttatttaatgatgtttttatctctctttttctgtgatGGCTGCGATCATAGGTTGCTACAACATATGAGATTATACTACTTATTCAGGTCATTTTATTATGTTGTATTTAAattattcatacattttttttgtctgtactTTGTACTTTTAAATGCACAGGACAATAAACTTGAAACTTGAACTTGGTCTGGAATCGCACTGATCAATACTCATAAAACGTCAAAGTGTTGGAGACACATATAGGCCATTGATCTACTGAGATgttgcaaaaataaatgaattaactCCCAGGAATTGTGGTGTTGAGTATTATTTCATGGTATTATGGAGCACTTTGAGATACAGGATTTTATTAAGGTGGTACACAAACTCAAAAACAAACTTGTTTCAATGCTTGAGCCTAATTATGCATGATACAAGAAAGACAAATCACTGAAGAATAGACTTAATAGGCATAAAGCATCCTTTCCATAACCATTCAATCTGCTCTTTAAAGCACAAGGCCCTAAGAAACAGCTCCTGTTTATGTCACTTGTCACCTCTTTCCTTGAGTAGCGTTACAGCGATAGCTAAGAAATATTTGATTAGAGAGTTAAAGACTTTAGGTTATGGATGAGACTGAAGACACAAATACAGATGAGGACACAAACATGGACACAAACGCACATCTTTCAATGTTTCCGCATCATGGTAAGTAGCCCTACTTCATGCCTCTGTGTTGGTCCAGAAATCATCCTTGTTTCTTGACACAGACAAATCCTCTCCCAACATTGCAGTTGTCGTCATCCCAGCACTTATGATCTGTGAGTACCAAAGACACAGGAGTCAATCAGCATGACACAAACCAACACCTGACACAGAAACAAAACCTAAAACTATGCAGACAACAGGCAGAAAAAACGTTAGCTGTTGTCCGTACATTGAGAGACCATACATTTCTAGattaataatgttaatgttaaaaacatatAGTATCAATGTTTAGTAAATTATGCAATTCTGTGCATTGCTAATagttaaatgatttgataaacCCACATTTGACCCAAAAAGTCTATAAATCATCAAATCTATTATTTTAAAAGCAATCACTGGCCTATCTGCCACTTACCGTATTTCCAAAAGTTGATGGATATATgtaacaatcttttttttacaatatctcTAAAATCACACTCTTACATTATGCTATAAAGGTAAacattgtctttttatttacCTGTGTAATTGATTTGTAGACAGTGCTGACCTCTGTCGTTATTAGGCTCTCCTCCACACCAGTTGACATAGTTGAAAGGTGTACCGTCAGACCAGAACCAAAATCCCTCCTTTAGAAGACAAAACGGTTTTAGAACATTGTATGAGTgatgaaaaaaatcttaaagtTGAATATCTCTGGGACGTCGACACAGAGGTCGTGGGTTGGAATCAGACCTGCAGcaggtttcctgcatgtcttccctctctctcttccccctttcATGCTGTCCTGGTGATTAAAGGCACTAATgcccaaaaaaagtcaaaaatcagAATTCCTCTGGGCGCTCGGGTAGCTCACATGTTTATCCCTAGACACAGAGGCCAAGGGTTTGAATCTGTCCTGCAGTGATTTACTACAtgccttccctctctctctcccctttcatatccaAGCTGCCCCAGTGGTTAAAGGCACAAATGCCCAaaaattgatcttaaaaaaaaaagaaaacacacaaacaattcAAATACCTCTAAGACCTTGTCTAATTTACCTGTTGTGCATCAGAGCCTCCGATCCACGCCAAGTTTAGGCCTGCCAAACGCTGAATCCAATGTTCCTCATCTCTGTTGTGCACAGATGCTAGGTGTGCGTGTGAAGAGCGACAGGATCTctacagtgaaaacacacatacagagagttGCCAAGAACAAAAACCTGAGTAATAGGAGAAAACAGAAGAAGAtgcaaaatgtgtgtgcaaAATGTACAAGTCAATTCAAGCAGAATAAACATAGAGAATAATGACTCAAATCATCCTGACTACCTCAGCCACAGCCCAGCTGGTGGATCCTGGGAAGTAGCGGAAACAGCGGCCTCCGTACAGAGACCAACCATTTTCACAGTGTGTGGACCTCTTGACAACATGATCTTCTCCTGACATAGACAAGCAAGGGCAATGTTGAATCTCAATTttacagatgaaatgtaaaaaattttatcaaagaaaaatatatacaacattttttctctctcggCATCTggaaaagtaatttaaaaaattcatataaaatgtaatgtacgTATCAAAGCCTGATGTGCTTTACTGTAATAGAAATCTGAGAAACTCACTTGGTTGAATTGTTTGTCCTCCCACAGCAGCGGCCTCTGCCTATGAAAGAACTGGACAATTTGACACAAGAGTAAGTGACTTTTGTTGTTCGTGTTGccacaaaaaatgtattcaatctcttttccctctctctcttaaaCAGTAAATATTCAGAGTACATACACTGCTTAATCACTCCTACTCACCAGTAGTCAGAGCCATCATGGCTGCAACAAGTACGGACACAGCTAGCATCTTCATGGAGAAGTTGATGAAGGCGACCTTCaatagaaagaaacaaacatgtTAATAAGACTTGTATACAGAGAAAAATTACCCTTAGCGACTGTCAATCCATTAAAGAGAGgacagaaaataagagtttataGCAAACCTTTTGCAAAATGATCTTCTTCCTTTGCAGTGTCACAGAAGTATCTAACAGGAGAAAACATGCCTCTTATATACAGTTGCTTATCCTGCCAGAACCCGGATCTGAggtcacacacactgcatgcacGAAAACGCAAACACGAATATGCATCATTTCAGTCATAATGTCTGTATTTGTCTAGTGATGTTTGCTGAGTATAGCGTAACAAAAATAGATCAGATATCAAGAACTATGGATAACCAAACAATAAGTTGCCACTTCTCCCTGTGCTATAGAACTTCAGGGACATAACTATTATTGGAAATTGCACACATGGAAGAGGCAGAAGTTTATTTACATAACAATtagttaaaatgtgttttttataaaatgttggaAGCCTCTATAGAACAGCTTCATTGTTCCTTGGACTAGGTAAGTCCCAGGAACTTGGCACAAGGGATAGAAAATGATTGTTGTTCAGTTGAGATCTGGCGTCTGTAAAGGCCTTAAAGCTGTTTCACCCTATGTGCGTTCAGCGCGTTCGGGGCGCATGGTCGCGCTGAACCGTCTTTCATACTGATTGCGGTCAGAGCAGCTCAATCATAGAACAATATAatacaaaacactaacatcagatgtaattacagaaactgcattattttatgtgtcaggtctgcccttaAACAATAGACAATAGtgattgtattgatcatagattgtgttttgcactgcagtttctcttaaagcctctctacatttttgtttggttgggtttagtaaatgcatgcatatattttgtttatagattattttttgggcttttccacctttattagacaggacagctagttgagaaaggggagagagagagggaaaacatggaggaaattgtcacaggtcagagtcaaaccctggacgtctgcgtcgaggcataaacctccaagtatatgtgcgcctgctctaccctctgagccaacccggcaaccattttgtttctttagctgcagaaattcaatacaaaaaatgaatgacccatctcagagtagcaTTATAGAATGTATGGTttatgaaaaaaggagacagagacagaattgtccaggtactcctcttcctctccctcgtgaaggcattttctgtgttcatctacagtatattgttcaaataggtcatcttttactgtactacatGATCATGCtattgaaagaacctcaacacctgagtgtgtttcctagaagggaatcagctgtgatcgatctatttgcatagcttcaatcagctgtttctcagtaGCAATGGAATACaatgcaggggatatatttgtgtttcaatttacaatatgaacAGAAGTTCACTgtgactttagcctataagttatgtttagaacatgatgttatctttTCTGatatacagtgtgaaagcatttgcaAATTGGTCAGTAaaaatccattgttttggtcttagttgaggttgtgtgtaaaagaagttcaagcattttaaatttgtgttaactgtatgcattttgtgtcaaagcaacaagaaatgtgttaaatgTTTAGCCTgcacagacggatgttgtgctaactgtgttaagagtttaggaaagttgttaaaagtatggAAAGAATGTAGGTTTAGGGCACTTCtgctttggcttcacttttcaggcccaGAGTTTGCTGCTTGGTTCTGAAACAGGTGACCAACTGGATGGCAGCTGGCCAAGACAAAAATAGCAAGAGTGTTCTTAAGCTCCAAGGGACTGCACACCACCCTCATCCATTTGGGCAAAAGGAGTGGGGACTTTGAAACTGCTGATATCAGTTGATAAGATGTAAATggtgaaaatgtgaaatttcTCTTATGCGTTTGTGATGCTTGTGTTGGtacaatacagtttttttacgattgctagacgacagtgggcacaactggagtaatgtgcaaaactcaaactacagtctgcacagcagcagttcatgtggaccaaaatctagtttgtttttcattgcttgaacatagttttcaaaactctgcaGAGTAATCCCATGGCTTCAcccacaacctgcacaacactgtggattCACAGCACTTTGTTCTAATGCTAACACACtcctgtcaaaactgttaaccacacgtTCAAAACAGTACGGATTTACGCCTGGTGCAATGGTTTCTTGTTCTAGACTTGTTAGTGAACACATACTGTCGATACAGTATGTAGGGAAAGCTCATGAAGCCTTTTttgaaaacaaagacacaccaaataagaatgaaacagttATGCATTGTACCGTTTGAGAAACAGTGAACGgggaaaagagcaaagataccaatatgatGTCTGATTTACATACACtgttgtgaaaatgtgaaaaacactTCCTTTACTATAGAAAAACTGCACACTTAATGTTTTTCACAAAGTATTGGAGGTGTAAGCAATGGGAACAccattttaatttgtatttagagatgacgTAGGTTCATGGAAAGAGAACACATCc
The genomic region above belongs to Perca flavescens isolate YP-PL-M2 chromosome 22, PFLA_1.0, whole genome shotgun sequence and contains:
- the LOC114548909 gene encoding galactose-specific lectin nattectin-like isoform X1, producing MISAAAGGGYRVIGPFNKTLIYRRVITNIGDAYITTKERTKVMFSAAAGGGYRVIGPFNTNKTLIYRRVMTNIGDAYSPFTDTSVTLQRKKIILQKVAFINFSMKMLAVSVLVAAMMALTTGEDHVVKRSTHCENGWSLYGGRCFRYFPGSTSWAVAERSCRSSHAHLASVHNRDEEHWIQRLAGLNLAWIGGSDAQQEGFWFWSDGTPFNYVNWCGGEPNNDRGQHCLQINYTGK
- the LOC114548909 gene encoding type-2 ice-structuring protein-like isoform X2 — translated: MPTVHSQVAFINFSMKMLAVSVLVAAMMALTTGEDHVVKRSTHCENGWSLYGGRCFRYFPGSTSWAVAERSCRSSHAHLASVHNRDEEHWIQRLAGLNLAWIGGSDAQQEGFWFWSDGTPFNYVNWCGGEPNNDRGQHCLQINYTDHKCWDDDNCNVGRGFVCVKKQG